The following are from one region of the Flavobacteriaceae bacterium UJ101 genome:
- the thiN|TPK1|THI80 gene encoding thiamine diphosphokinase (KEGG: eao:BD94_3268 thiamine pyrophosphokinase) has product MKVLLFLNGLFPNDIPDTSLYDLVFCTDGAYNTLKTHNIKPDIISGDLDSIKRLPSDIEIIETPDQNFTDFEKTLEIIIQKGGIFVDVYGASGKEQDHFLGNLTTALKFEDKLSITFYDNFHYYFITSKNASLKTQIGKIVSLYPYPSAKNITTKGLKYPLSNETLDLKDRVGTRNQATNTTIEISFTEGTLIIFIEKD; this is encoded by the coding sequence ATGAAAGTTCTATTATTTTTAAACGGTCTTTTCCCAAATGATATACCTGATACGAGTTTATATGATCTCGTTTTTTGTACAGATGGAGCTTATAATACACTAAAAACACATAATATAAAACCTGATATCATTTCAGGAGACCTAGATTCAATCAAAAGACTTCCTTCTGATATCGAAATTATAGAAACACCAGATCAAAATTTTACAGACTTTGAAAAAACATTAGAAATTATTATTCAAAAAGGAGGCATTTTTGTTGATGTATACGGTGCAAGTGGTAAAGAACAAGATCATTTTCTAGGCAATTTAACAACTGCTTTAAAATTTGAAGATAAATTGTCCATAACCTTCTATGATAATTTTCATTATTATTTTATAACATCTAAAAATGCTTCATTAAAAACACAAATAGGAAAGATCGTTTCCCTATACCCTTATCCTTCTGCCAAAAATATCACAACAAAAGGATTAAAATACCCTCTTTCCAATGAAACACTTGATTTAAAAGATCGTGTAGGAACACGAAATCAAGCTACAAATACAACAATTGAAATTTCTTTTACAGAAGGTACACTCATCATTTTTATAGAAAAAGACTAA